One segment of Vulpes lagopus strain Blue_001 chromosome 8, ASM1834538v1, whole genome shotgun sequence DNA contains the following:
- the MRPS31 gene encoding 28S ribosomal protein S31, mitochondrial isoform X2: MHEISKETESQESVKENTKKDLLDIIKGMKIELSTVNVQTTKPSSTRQLKSVEATINRLQKAPGDAPKKRTKSLSPELVAAASAIADFLPFDKQTTKSELLRQLQQHEEVSKAQKNGGRAKISVSNIISDMKVAKSATIRASTRPVHQIQFDEGSDDYMSQKTSDVKKSLRKNMLKGKRLNIFDLKAVTEETSETETTPSLWDIEFAKQLAAVNEQPLQNGFAEMIQWTKDGKLWEFPINNEAGFDDEGSEFHEHIFLDIHLKDFPKQGPIRHFMELVTCGLSKNPYLSVKQKIEHIEWFRNYFNEKQDILKENGIEFN; the protein is encoded by the exons ATGCATGAGATTTCCAAGGAAACAGAGAGCCAAGAGAGTGTAAAGGAGAATACCAAAAAAGATTTGTTAGATATTATTAAAGGCATGAAAATTGAATTAAGCACAGTAAATGTACAAACAACCAAGCCATCCAGCACAAGACAACTTAAAAGTGTGGAAGCTACAATCAACAGGCTTCAAAAAGCTCCAGGAGATGCCCCAAAGAAGAG aaCCAAGTCCTTGAGTCCTGAGTTGGTAGCTGCTGCATCTGCTATTGCAGATTTTCTCCCTTTTGATAAGCAGACAACCAAGTCAGAGCTGCTCAGGCAGCTCCAGCAGCATGAAGAAGTCTCAAAGGCACAGAAAAATGGAGGAAGAGCGAAAATTAG tgTCAGTAACATAATATCAGACATGAAAGTTGCCAAATCTGCCACAATTAGAGCTAGTACAAGACCAGTGCATCAAATTCAGTTTGATGAAGGATCTGATGACTACATGAGCCAAAAGACCAGTGATGTTAAAAAAAG tcttagGAAAAATATGCTCAAAGGGAAGAGACTTAATATTTTTGACCTTAAGGCAGTTACTGAAGAGACATCTGAAACAG AGACTACACCTTCACTCTGGGATATAGAATTTGCTAAACAGTTAGCTGCAGTAAATGAACAGCCGCTTCAGAATGGTTTTGCAGAAATGATCCAGTGGACGAAAGATGGGAAGCTATGGGAGTTTCCAATTAACAATGAAGCAG GTTTTGATGATGAGGGTTCAGAATTTCATGAACATATATTTCTGGATATACACCTGAAAGATTTTCCAAAGCAAGGACCAATTCGCCACTTCATGGAACTGGTGACCTGTGGCCTTTCCAAAAACCCATACCTGAGTGTTAAACAGAAGATTGAACACATAGAGtggtttagaaattattttaatgaaaaacaagacATTCTAAAGGAAAATGGCATAGAGTTCAATTGA
- the MRPS31 gene encoding 28S ribosomal protein S31, mitochondrial isoform X1, which translates to MLPRVSAVRPLRPLSCFPLCSGGPEAPAAATVLLGAPHGTARTKNNVQRYFGTNNTICSKKDEQPASMHEISKETESQESVKENTKKDLLDIIKGMKIELSTVNVQTTKPSSTRQLKSVEATINRLQKAPGDAPKKRTKSLSPELVAAASAIADFLPFDKQTTKSELLRQLQQHEEVSKAQKNGGRAKISVSNIISDMKVAKSATIRASTRPVHQIQFDEGSDDYMSQKTSDVKKSLRKNMLKGKRLNIFDLKAVTEETSETETTPSLWDIEFAKQLAAVNEQPLQNGFAEMIQWTKDGKLWEFPINNEAGFDDEGSEFHEHIFLDIHLKDFPKQGPIRHFMELVTCGLSKNPYLSVKQKIEHIEWFRNYFNEKQDILKENGIEFN; encoded by the exons ATGCTTCCGAGGGTCTCCGCCGTCCGCCCGCTGCGCCCGCtgtcctgcttccctctctgctctgGAGGCCCCGAGGCGCCGGCGGCTGCGACTGTGCTCCTCGGTGCTCCTCACGGGACGGCCAG GACAAAAAATAATGTCCAAAGATACTTTGGCACTAACAACACAATTTGTAGCAAGAAAGATGAGCAGCCTGCTTCAATGCATGAGATTTCCAAGGAAACAGAGAGCCAAGAGAGTGTAAAGGAGAATACCAAAAAAGATTTGTTAGATATTATTAAAGGCATGAAAATTGAATTAAGCACAGTAAATGTACAAACAACCAAGCCATCCAGCACAAGACAACTTAAAAGTGTGGAAGCTACAATCAACAGGCTTCAAAAAGCTCCAGGAGATGCCCCAAAGAAGAG aaCCAAGTCCTTGAGTCCTGAGTTGGTAGCTGCTGCATCTGCTATTGCAGATTTTCTCCCTTTTGATAAGCAGACAACCAAGTCAGAGCTGCTCAGGCAGCTCCAGCAGCATGAAGAAGTCTCAAAGGCACAGAAAAATGGAGGAAGAGCGAAAATTAG tgTCAGTAACATAATATCAGACATGAAAGTTGCCAAATCTGCCACAATTAGAGCTAGTACAAGACCAGTGCATCAAATTCAGTTTGATGAAGGATCTGATGACTACATGAGCCAAAAGACCAGTGATGTTAAAAAAAG tcttagGAAAAATATGCTCAAAGGGAAGAGACTTAATATTTTTGACCTTAAGGCAGTTACTGAAGAGACATCTGAAACAG AGACTACACCTTCACTCTGGGATATAGAATTTGCTAAACAGTTAGCTGCAGTAAATGAACAGCCGCTTCAGAATGGTTTTGCAGAAATGATCCAGTGGACGAAAGATGGGAAGCTATGGGAGTTTCCAATTAACAATGAAGCAG GTTTTGATGATGAGGGTTCAGAATTTCATGAACATATATTTCTGGATATACACCTGAAAGATTTTCCAAAGCAAGGACCAATTCGCCACTTCATGGAACTGGTGACCTGTGGCCTTTCCAAAAACCCATACCTGAGTGTTAAACAGAAGATTGAACACATAGAGtggtttagaaattattttaatgaaaaacaagacATTCTAAAGGAAAATGGCATAGAGTTCAATTGA